Proteins from a genomic interval of Tautonia rosea:
- a CDS encoding RNA polymerase sigma factor, translating into MIEGSPRFETTCWSVVLAAGGDSSRAKEALSTLCKTYWYPVYTFIRRWGHAPEDAADLTQGFFTELLRRKDLETVDPARGRFRSFLMACCRNYLCKDRRHAAVRGPAPFSIDAVDAEQRYCIEPADMLTPEQVFDHRWALSILERALDSLRDDYRRSGKSSLFDRLEPTLAGESLPGGLRAVADTLGMSKGAVQVAAHRLRHRYRDTIRNLIAETVDDPAAVDDELRDLFIALMPPDARNIR; encoded by the coding sequence TTGATTGAAGGCTCTCCTCGATTCGAGACAACCTGCTGGAGCGTGGTTCTGGCCGCGGGCGGTGATTCCTCTCGGGCCAAGGAAGCGCTTTCCACCCTCTGCAAGACGTACTGGTATCCTGTGTATACCTTCATTCGTCGCTGGGGCCACGCTCCCGAGGATGCCGCCGACCTAACTCAGGGATTTTTTACCGAACTGCTTCGCCGCAAGGATCTCGAAACGGTCGACCCTGCCCGGGGACGGTTCCGATCCTTTCTCATGGCCTGCTGCCGAAATTATCTGTGCAAGGACCGACGCCATGCCGCCGTTCGAGGTCCAGCGCCGTTTTCCATCGACGCAGTCGACGCCGAGCAGCGCTATTGCATCGAACCTGCCGACATGCTCACCCCTGAACAGGTCTTCGACCATCGCTGGGCCCTGTCCATTCTGGAACGGGCGCTTGATTCACTCCGCGACGACTATCGCCGTTCGGGCAAGTCCTCATTATTCGATCGACTCGAACCGACACTCGCCGGTGAATCCCTTCCCGGTGGGCTTCGCGCGGTAGCCGACACCCTGGGTATGAGCAAGGGGGCCGTTCAGGTCGCCGCTCACCGTCTCCGGCATCGCTATCGAGATACCATCCGCAACCTGATCGCCGAGACGGTTGATGATCCCGCAGCCGTTGATGATGAGCTCAGGGATCTCTTCATCGCCCTGATGCCTCCAGACGCACGGAACATCCGCTAG
- a CDS encoding alpha-amylase family glycosyl hydrolase: protein MSRSWAQDAFFTHIYPLGQCGAEPLNDFRSPPIPRLDQLRDWIGHLRALGSDALYLGPVFESSSHGYDTADYRLVDRRLGTDDTLAGVTAALHDEGIRVILDGVFHHVGRDFWAFRDLQQQGEQSAYRDWFSGVNFSQRSPLGDPFSYDAWEGHFDLVKLNLGHPAVRDHLFNAIRSWVDRFAIDGLRLDVAYALDPGFLRALAEFCRSLHPDFWLLGEAIHGDYRRIAGPGLLDAVTNYECYKGLYSSHNDRNLFEIAHSLDRQFGDGGLYRNLTTYNFVDNHDVDRIASTLREPAHLDPIHLLLFTMPGVPAVYSGSEWGIEGARANGDDRPLRPPLPTPEAARTLGRHPDLAPVIAQLATIRRRLPPLRQGSYRQLLVASEHLAFERPFQEDRVIVAINAAGSPASLELPVSAPDGEGFEDQLDPGKVVSVLGGRLSLDLPPRWGRILARPGSALASSS from the coding sequence ATGTCACGATCATGGGCTCAGGACGCCTTCTTCACCCACATTTACCCCCTCGGTCAGTGCGGTGCCGAACCGCTCAACGACTTCCGATCGCCACCGATCCCCCGCCTGGATCAGCTTCGTGACTGGATCGGCCACCTCCGAGCGCTGGGTTCCGATGCCCTCTATCTCGGTCCTGTCTTCGAGTCCTCCTCCCACGGCTACGACACGGCCGACTACCGCCTCGTCGATCGCCGCCTCGGTACCGACGACACCCTGGCCGGTGTGACCGCCGCGCTGCACGACGAGGGAATCCGCGTCATCCTCGACGGCGTCTTCCACCACGTCGGCCGCGACTTCTGGGCCTTCCGCGACCTTCAACAACAGGGCGAGCAATCGGCCTATCGCGACTGGTTCTCCGGCGTCAATTTCTCCCAGCGCAGCCCGCTCGGCGACCCATTCTCCTACGACGCCTGGGAAGGCCACTTCGATCTGGTCAAGCTCAACCTCGGCCACCCCGCCGTTCGGGATCACCTGTTCAACGCCATCCGATCCTGGGTTGATCGCTTCGCCATCGACGGCCTCCGCCTCGACGTTGCCTACGCCCTCGACCCTGGTTTCCTCCGCGCCCTCGCCGAGTTCTGCCGAAGCCTCCACCCCGACTTCTGGCTGCTGGGCGAGGCCATCCACGGCGACTACCGCCGGATCGCCGGCCCGGGCCTCCTCGACGCCGTGACGAACTACGAGTGCTACAAGGGCCTCTATTCCAGCCACAATGACCGCAATCTCTTTGAGATCGCCCACTCGCTTGATCGCCAGTTCGGCGACGGCGGCCTCTACCGCAATCTGACCACCTATAACTTCGTCGACAACCACGACGTCGACCGCATCGCCAGCACGCTCCGGGAACCAGCACATCTCGACCCGATCCACCTCTTGCTGTTCACCATGCCGGGCGTGCCGGCAGTTTACTCAGGCAGCGAGTGGGGCATCGAGGGCGCCCGAGCCAACGGCGATGACCGGCCGCTCCGTCCCCCGTTGCCCACTCCCGAAGCGGCCAGGACGCTCGGCCGCCATCCCGACCTGGCCCCGGTAATCGCCCAACTCGCTACCATCCGTCGGCGATTGCCTCCCCTCCGCCAGGGATCGTACCGGCAACTGCTCGTCGCCTCCGAACACCTCGCGTTTGAGCGTCCCTTCCAGGAGGATCGCGTGATCGTGGCCATCAATGCCGCTGGATCTCCCGCGTCTCTGGAGCTCCCCGTCTCGGCCCCCGATGGCGAAGGGTTCGAGGACCAGCTTGATCCCGGCAAGGTCGTCTCAGTCCTCGGTGGTCGGCTGTCACTCGACCTGCCACCCCGATGGGGCCGCATTCTCGCTCGCCCCGGATCGGCTCTGGCCTCGTCGAGTTGA
- a CDS encoding DUF1501 domain-containing protein: MPFHPNRRQVVQSLMSGSLLLPGIASELLAADAPAPGKDDPLAPKAPHFPGKAKRVIFLFMTGGVSHLESFDPKPLLARDGGTQYQGRTLLAPQFRFSRAGQSGIPVSELFPHVSTCVDDLCVIRSLHGSHFEHFQATLGVHTGSLTVKRPSIGSWVSYGLGTENQNLPSFVVLAPHLPYAGTQVWSSDFLPVCHQGTRIQPGDEPIRDLRRRAPSATVQELELDLLSRFNRRHGQDRPSDPLLAGRMRSFETAFGMQQAMPDVLDLSGESDATLALYGLERGQTDGFGWQCLVARRMSERGVRFVELIDSGSSDNWDSHGAMKDHVPKARGVDQAIAGLLKDLKSRGMLDETLVVWTTEFGRTPHTDGPTGRSHHPYVFSSWLAGGGVKGGMVYGSSDDYGYDPAENPVHLHDFHATILHLLGFDHERLTYRHSGRDFRLTDVFGRVVREILA, from the coding sequence ATGCCGTTTCATCCCAATCGTCGCCAGGTCGTCCAATCGTTGATGAGCGGTTCGTTGCTGCTTCCCGGAATCGCCTCGGAGCTGCTGGCAGCCGATGCGCCGGCACCGGGGAAGGACGATCCGCTGGCCCCGAAAGCGCCTCACTTTCCCGGCAAGGCAAAGCGAGTGATCTTCCTGTTTATGACGGGAGGGGTGTCGCACCTGGAGTCGTTCGACCCGAAGCCATTGCTGGCGCGAGACGGGGGCACCCAGTACCAAGGGCGCACGCTGCTGGCTCCTCAGTTCCGATTTTCGAGAGCGGGCCAATCGGGCATACCGGTCAGTGAGCTGTTCCCTCATGTTTCGACATGCGTGGATGACCTGTGTGTGATTCGTTCGTTGCATGGGAGTCACTTCGAGCACTTCCAGGCGACGCTCGGCGTGCATACCGGGTCGCTGACCGTGAAGCGGCCGAGCATTGGGTCGTGGGTCAGCTATGGCCTGGGGACCGAGAACCAGAACTTGCCCTCGTTCGTGGTGCTGGCACCTCACCTGCCGTACGCCGGCACTCAGGTCTGGTCGTCTGATTTCCTGCCGGTGTGTCATCAGGGGACGCGGATTCAGCCTGGAGACGAGCCGATCCGCGATCTGAGACGCCGGGCGCCGAGCGCCACGGTGCAAGAGCTGGAGCTGGACCTGCTCTCACGGTTCAACCGCCGCCATGGTCAGGATCGACCGTCCGACCCGTTACTGGCCGGCCGTATGCGATCGTTCGAAACGGCCTTTGGGATGCAACAGGCCATGCCGGATGTGCTTGACCTCTCGGGGGAGTCGGACGCGACGCTGGCCCTTTACGGGCTGGAACGGGGGCAGACCGACGGTTTCGGGTGGCAGTGCCTGGTTGCGCGTCGAATGTCGGAGCGAGGGGTTCGCTTTGTCGAGCTGATTGACTCGGGTTCCTCCGACAACTGGGACTCTCATGGCGCAATGAAGGACCATGTGCCGAAGGCTCGGGGAGTCGATCAGGCGATTGCCGGGCTGCTCAAGGATTTGAAGTCGCGCGGGATGCTCGACGAAACGCTGGTGGTTTGGACCACCGAGTTTGGACGGACTCCGCACACTGACGGCCCGACTGGTCGGAGCCACCATCCGTACGTTTTCTCGTCGTGGTTGGCTGGTGGCGGGGTGAAAGGTGGAATGGTCTACGGATCAAGTGATGACTATGGCTATGATCCGGCGGAGAATCCAGTCCATCTGCACGATTTCCACGCGACGATTCTGCATCTGCTCGGCTTTGATCACGAGCGTCTGACCTACCGCCACAGTGGTCGAGACTTTCGGCTGACCGATGTGTTCGGGCGGGTCGTCCGGGAGATTCTAGCGTGA
- a CDS encoding PSD1 and planctomycete cytochrome C domain-containing protein — MIPSATRRTVLVVCVLMLTGPSRLQGQEGRDPVSAPDVSASEREFFEKEVRPILAERCYSCHSADAERVRGDLLLDSRSGMLEGGGLGPAVVPGDLDQSLLIQAIRYHDRSLRMPPDGRLSPREVEVLEAWVKAGAPSPADEHGSPEPVESGEDISASWWSFQEVRQPDLPPIRDTTWPRNTIDRFVLARLEAEGMRPAPEADRRTLIRRLTFDLTGLPPTPEEVEAFLGDKAPDAFDRLVDRLLASPHYGERWGRHWLDLVRYADTSGCNGDFPMPEAYRYRNYVVDRFNSDLPFDAFLKEQIAGDLLPSDQDPERYEQIIATGYLAISRRFSSLGEEFHLTIDDTIDNLGKAFLGLTISCARCHDHKFDPISQRDYYALYGIFQSTTYAFPGTEIYRHPQHLIPLVSSERSEEELRPLLDRMEELDREIYDTYTLMASLDTGAAKDSLRKDVRKLQDERDELVKSLPEYDQAYGVSEGEPADARIQLKGNPERLGEAVPRGFLTVLGGHRVLAEGSGSGRLELADWITDPKNPLTARVLVNRVWQHHFGQGIVRTPNDFGTRGEPPTHPELLDWLTIRFLEEGWSIKALHREILRSATYRMASLEAPESEEHDPENRLLWTFNRRRLDAEEIRDAMLCVSDALDRSPGGEHPFPDIWKWRYSQHKPFVDDYPSRRRSIYLMQQRIRLHPFLAVFDGADTNASTDLRKISTTPQQALFVLNDEFVHEQARRLADRLAAEETGPAARVDRVFRLAFGRPASEDEVSEAMEYLAQVGVALEKAGISEGERPRAAWASYLRVILGSNEFVFVD, encoded by the coding sequence ATGATTCCATCTGCCACGCGTCGGACCGTGCTGGTTGTTTGCGTTCTGATGCTGACTGGTCCGAGCAGGCTGCAGGGTCAGGAGGGACGCGATCCGGTCTCGGCCCCGGACGTTTCGGCCTCGGAGCGAGAATTTTTCGAGAAGGAGGTCCGACCGATCCTGGCCGAGCGGTGCTACTCGTGCCACTCGGCCGATGCGGAACGGGTTCGGGGCGACCTCTTGCTGGATTCGCGATCCGGGATGCTCGAAGGTGGGGGCCTTGGGCCGGCCGTGGTTCCCGGCGACCTGGACCAGAGCCTCTTGATCCAGGCGATCCGTTATCACGATCGCTCGCTGCGAATGCCGCCCGACGGACGGCTTTCCCCTCGGGAGGTGGAGGTTCTGGAAGCCTGGGTGAAGGCCGGTGCTCCCAGCCCCGCTGATGAACACGGATCGCCCGAGCCGGTCGAGTCTGGAGAGGACATCTCGGCGTCGTGGTGGTCGTTTCAGGAGGTTCGCCAACCCGATTTGCCACCGATTCGGGACACAACCTGGCCAAGGAACACGATCGACCGCTTCGTCCTCGCCCGGCTCGAAGCCGAAGGGATGAGGCCGGCACCTGAGGCCGATCGCCGCACCTTGATCCGTCGCCTGACGTTTGACCTGACCGGACTGCCGCCGACCCCGGAGGAGGTGGAGGCATTCCTCGGCGATAAGGCTCCGGACGCCTTCGATCGGCTGGTGGATCGCCTGCTGGCCTCCCCCCACTATGGCGAACGATGGGGCCGACACTGGCTCGACCTGGTGCGGTACGCAGATACGTCGGGCTGCAACGGCGACTTCCCGATGCCCGAGGCGTATCGATACCGGAACTACGTGGTGGATCGCTTCAACAGCGATCTGCCCTTCGATGCGTTCTTGAAGGAACAGATTGCCGGTGATTTACTTCCTTCGGACCAGGATCCGGAGCGTTATGAGCAGATCATCGCCACCGGCTACCTGGCGATCAGTCGTCGGTTTTCCTCGCTCGGCGAGGAGTTCCACCTGACAATTGACGACACGATCGACAACCTGGGCAAGGCGTTTCTTGGGCTGACGATCAGTTGCGCTCGCTGCCACGACCACAAGTTCGACCCGATCTCGCAGCGGGACTATTATGCGCTCTACGGCATCTTCCAGAGCACGACCTATGCGTTCCCCGGAACGGAAATCTACCGGCATCCACAGCATCTGATTCCGCTGGTTTCCTCGGAACGCAGCGAGGAGGAGCTGAGACCGTTGCTGGATCGGATGGAGGAACTCGACCGGGAGATTTACGACACGTATACGTTGATGGCGTCGCTCGACACCGGAGCGGCCAAGGATTCGTTGCGGAAAGACGTTCGGAAGCTCCAGGATGAGCGGGATGAACTGGTCAAGTCGCTGCCGGAGTATGACCAGGCGTATGGCGTGTCGGAGGGTGAACCGGCCGACGCTCGGATCCAGCTCAAGGGAAATCCGGAGCGGTTAGGGGAAGCAGTGCCTCGCGGGTTCCTCACGGTGCTGGGTGGGCATCGGGTACTGGCCGAGGGGTCGGGGAGCGGTCGGTTGGAGCTGGCCGATTGGATCACGGACCCGAAGAACCCTCTGACGGCCCGGGTGCTGGTCAACCGGGTCTGGCAGCATCATTTTGGTCAGGGGATTGTCCGAACTCCGAACGACTTTGGCACCCGGGGAGAGCCGCCGACCCACCCCGAATTGCTCGACTGGCTGACGATTCGATTTCTTGAGGAGGGGTGGTCGATCAAGGCCTTGCATCGGGAGATCCTGCGCTCGGCAACCTACCGGATGGCCAGTCTCGAAGCTCCTGAGTCTGAGGAACACGACCCGGAAAACCGCTTGCTCTGGACCTTCAACCGGAGGCGGCTTGATGCGGAGGAGATCCGCGATGCGATGCTCTGCGTCAGTGACGCGCTGGATCGCTCACCGGGAGGGGAACATCCGTTTCCAGATATCTGGAAATGGCGATACTCTCAGCACAAGCCGTTTGTGGACGATTATCCGAGTCGGCGGCGAAGCATTTACCTGATGCAGCAGCGCATACGGTTGCACCCGTTTCTTGCGGTGTTCGACGGGGCCGACACGAATGCCTCAACCGACCTTCGCAAGATTAGTACCACACCGCAACAGGCCCTCTTCGTGCTCAACGATGAATTCGTTCATGAGCAAGCCAGACGGTTGGCGGACCGTTTGGCGGCGGAGGAAACTGGCCCCGCCGCCCGAGTCGATCGGGTGTTTCGGCTGGCCTTCGGTCGCCCCGCGTCGGAGGATGAGGTGAGCGAGGCGATGGAATATCTGGCTCAAGTCGGGGTGGCCTTGGAGAAGGCCGGCATATCGGAGGGGGAGCGTCCCCGGGCCGCCTGGGCGAGCTATCTTCGGGTGATTCTGGGCAGCAACGAATTCGTGTTTGTCGATTAG